A single region of the Arthrobacter sp. zg-Y820 genome encodes:
- a CDS encoding MaoC/PaaZ C-terminal domain-containing protein, with protein MTTAPLRTPANTPELVPGASIGDWTRETGLDTWNRFAAVNDEFVPIHMDADAGRAAGMPGAFGQGNLLVSYLHAAVRNWMGESGRILEVSAQFRKPNTKGSITAGGTIIEVTGTDAGTEVLLELWLRDAAGADLAPGTARVLFA; from the coding sequence ATGACCACCGCACCCCTTCGAACACCCGCCAATACGCCCGAGCTTGTCCCCGGCGCCTCCATTGGCGACTGGACCCGCGAGACAGGCCTGGACACCTGGAACCGCTTTGCTGCCGTCAACGACGAGTTCGTCCCGATTCACATGGATGCCGACGCCGGTCGGGCTGCGGGCATGCCCGGCGCCTTCGGCCAGGGCAATCTCCTCGTTTCCTATCTTCATGCCGCAGTGCGGAACTGGATGGGAGAAAGCGGCCGGATCCTGGAAGTCTCCGCCCAGTTCCGCAAACCGAACACCAAGGGGAGCATCACCGCCGGCGGCACCATCATCGAGGTCACCGGGACCGACGCCGGCACTGAGGTCCTGCTCGAACTCTGGCTTCGGGATGCCGCCGGCGCTGACCTGGCGCCCGGAACGGCAAGGGTCCTTTTCGCCTGA
- a CDS encoding MaoC family dehydratase N-terminal domain-containing protein, whose protein sequence is MSSLITAQMQAALGTRLGHQLSYPVSASDIRRWATAIYWPEPPPEKYLSAEEAWLTAPEDMNPFAWAVLSSDTPPHPSDVPGHDPDRTEKSIGIEGPGLTKQLNGGLKIEYGVPMRVGDTISSERILAGYTEREGRLGRMLFTTMTDTWTNQENQTVKRTELTLIRY, encoded by the coding sequence ATGAGCTCACTCATTACCGCCCAGATGCAGGCGGCGCTCGGGACCCGGTTGGGTCATCAGCTCTCGTACCCCGTCTCTGCCTCGGACATTCGGCGATGGGCGACGGCGATCTACTGGCCCGAACCCCCGCCCGAAAAATACCTCAGCGCAGAGGAAGCCTGGCTCACGGCACCGGAGGACATGAACCCCTTCGCCTGGGCCGTGCTGTCCTCCGACACTCCCCCTCATCCCAGTGACGTTCCAGGCCACGATCCGGACCGCACGGAGAAGAGCATCGGCATCGAGGGTCCAGGGCTCACCAAGCAGCTCAACGGCGGCCTGAAGATCGAATACGGCGTCCCCATGAGGGTTGGCGACACCATTTCGTCCGAGCGCATCCTCGCCGGCTACACGGAGCGAGAGGGCCGACTGGGCCGGATGCTCTTCACGACCATGACCGACACCTGGACCAACCAGGAAAACCAAACGGTCAAGCGCACCGAACTCACCCTGATCCGTTACTGA
- a CDS encoding VOC family protein, whose protein sequence is MAIGQIFHIIHMTDDLPALEAWYDDVFSVRRGFLDHNYMPGEKRDASLVLLGDTVIEPLAPAFRVEGWDAMPLGRFFNRFGRHWHSIAWYTDDAGEMWQRCTDAGIRVFVEGGRMTTERPGPNSAIMTHPKDTITQLEFFNPEGSQVGTMDPRSNDSGFDPEWWISNHPVKTPGLAYTTILTKDLNRATGIFAGVLGGELLHKGSSALTGTDDAYVQIGDTVVQLSTPNTGNTLAAADLDANGEIHHAAAFRVQDLDAVQAYFETKGITTLGRDEHTLITDPATTHGALFRWTTWDVPGGPRDAARGGTA, encoded by the coding sequence ATGGCCATCGGCCAGATCTTCCACATCATTCACATGACCGACGACCTCCCCGCACTGGAGGCCTGGTACGACGACGTCTTCAGCGTGCGCAGGGGGTTCCTGGACCACAACTACATGCCCGGGGAGAAGCGTGACGCCTCCCTGGTGCTGCTGGGGGACACCGTGATCGAGCCGCTGGCACCGGCCTTTCGGGTTGAGGGCTGGGACGCGATGCCCCTGGGCCGCTTTTTCAACCGCTTCGGGCGGCACTGGCATTCGATTGCCTGGTACACCGATGACGCCGGAGAAATGTGGCAGCGCTGCACCGACGCAGGAATCCGAGTCTTCGTCGAAGGCGGCCGGATGACCACTGAGCGCCCCGGACCCAACTCGGCCATCATGACCCACCCCAAGGACACGATCACGCAGCTCGAGTTCTTCAATCCCGAGGGCAGCCAGGTCGGGACGATGGATCCCCGGTCCAACGACAGCGGTTTCGACCCGGAGTGGTGGATTTCCAACCACCCGGTGAAGACCCCGGGGCTGGCCTACACGACCATCCTCACCAAGGACCTGAACCGGGCCACGGGCATTTTCGCCGGCGTCCTGGGCGGGGAGCTCCTGCACAAGGGATCCTCCGCGCTGACCGGCACCGACGACGCCTACGTGCAGATCGGCGACACCGTCGTCCAGCTTTCGACGCCGAACACCGGGAACACCCTGGCGGCAGCCGACCTGGACGCCAACGGCGAAATTCACCACGCAGCAGCCTTCCGGGTGCAGGACCTCGACGCGGTGCAGGCCTACTTCGAGACCAAAGGCATCACCACCCTGGGCCGGGACGAGCACACCCTGATCACCGATCCGGCCACCACTCACGGCGCCCTGTTCCGCTGGACCACCTGGGACGTCCCCGGCGGACCGCGCGACGCAGCGCGCGGAGGAACGGCGTGA
- a CDS encoding CoA-binding protein encodes MSGGQSEALRRLLNPRTVAVVGLRDGAPFVKSFSPTLKSDATIYYVNPKHSAVMGQTTVPTLSDIQGPIDAVYCVTSAATAVTVVEEAAALDVGGVVLVSSGYAEMGDVAGAALQERIAAAALASGMAVVGPNGLGYSNVPRNIGLTIAADHKRRAGGLSIVSQSGALLSGVVMAAWDRPQVGLNVVISAGNEAVTDLADYLEYLAHDPATTAIGLVIEKIRRPEAFFEAARGAIRAGKPIVALKLARNSRTQEMAASHTGALTGDAWVYDVAFRQLGIGVARDPEELIDRLAVIDQLGEEYRTSGNGLAVITSTGGYASMAMDLALDEQIAVPALEHLRGWIEDLIPGVHVPNPLDTTPMGMPHLEQILDRYTAAPDVDAVLNVHPLTDEDESPYSGAFLQAFVAAAEKTGKPFLVSNCGGALGDWARKIVDASPAAAGGHGIRATLRGLQTLGDFSRRRPMMAGPRAEAAPVARPEQPTVATPEGSMLPFAAAMELLRSQGIPVAPYHLVAPDAEAGPPDFAGPYVVKLADVGHRTEHGAG; translated from the coding sequence GTGAGCGGCGGTCAGTCCGAGGCGCTGCGGCGGCTGCTCAACCCGCGCACCGTGGCCGTGGTGGGGCTGCGGGACGGCGCACCGTTCGTGAAGTCCTTCTCGCCCACGCTGAAAAGCGACGCCACCATCTACTACGTCAACCCGAAGCATTCCGCCGTCATGGGCCAGACGACGGTCCCGACCCTCTCGGACATTCAGGGACCGATCGACGCCGTTTATTGCGTCACCAGCGCCGCGACGGCAGTCACCGTCGTTGAGGAGGCTGCCGCGCTGGACGTCGGGGGCGTCGTTCTGGTGTCCAGCGGCTATGCCGAGATGGGGGATGTGGCCGGGGCCGCGTTGCAGGAGAGGATCGCGGCGGCAGCACTGGCGTCAGGCATGGCCGTCGTCGGGCCGAACGGGCTGGGTTACTCGAACGTGCCGCGGAACATCGGCCTCACCATTGCGGCAGACCACAAGCGCCGTGCAGGCGGTCTCTCCATCGTGTCCCAGAGCGGCGCCCTGCTCAGCGGGGTAGTGATGGCGGCCTGGGACCGGCCCCAGGTCGGCCTCAACGTTGTCATCTCCGCCGGTAACGAAGCCGTCACCGATCTGGCCGATTACCTGGAGTATCTGGCCCACGACCCCGCCACCACTGCGATTGGCCTGGTGATCGAGAAGATTCGCCGGCCCGAGGCCTTTTTCGAGGCGGCCCGGGGTGCGATCCGGGCCGGAAAGCCGATAGTCGCCCTCAAGCTGGCCCGCAACTCGCGGACACAGGAGATGGCGGCCTCCCACACCGGCGCGCTCACCGGCGATGCGTGGGTGTACGACGTCGCGTTCCGCCAGTTGGGGATCGGCGTCGCCCGGGACCCGGAGGAACTCATCGACCGGCTGGCGGTCATCGACCAGCTCGGCGAGGAATACCGCACCAGCGGCAACGGGCTCGCGGTCATCACCTCCACCGGGGGTTACGCCTCGATGGCCATGGATCTCGCGCTCGACGAGCAGATCGCGGTCCCGGCCCTGGAGCACCTGCGCGGCTGGATCGAGGACCTCATCCCGGGCGTCCATGTGCCCAACCCCTTGGACACCACGCCGATGGGCATGCCGCACCTGGAACAGATCCTGGACCGCTACACGGCCGCCCCCGACGTCGACGCCGTGCTGAACGTCCATCCGCTCACGGATGAGGACGAGAGTCCGTACTCCGGGGCGTTCCTCCAGGCCTTTGTGGCCGCGGCGGAGAAGACCGGCAAGCCCTTCCTGGTCTCGAACTGCGGAGGAGCGCTGGGGGACTGGGCACGGAAGATCGTGGACGCATCCCCCGCCGCGGCCGGCGGTCACGGAATACGGGCCACATTGCGCGGACTGCAGACACTGGGAGACTTCTCGCGCCGGCGCCCGATGATGGCCGGCCCCCGGGCGGAGGCAGCACCGGTTGCCCGACCGGAACAGCCAACGGTCGCCACCCCGGAAGGATCGATGCTCCCGTTCGCTGCGGCCATGGAGCTGCTGCGGTCGCAGGGAATCCCGGTCGCTCCTTACCACCTGGTGGCGCCGGACGCCGAAGCCGGCCCCCCGGATTTTGCCGGTCCGTACGTCGTCAAGCTCGCCGACGTCGGTCATCGGACCGAACACGGGGCCGGTTGA
- a CDS encoding acetate--CoA ligase family protein — MRSIARRDALPALVVVQPMLAVRAEAFIGIQSTELGPMVVFGLGGVMVEVINRIGGRMAPFPRSEAEDLIAEFEDARLMHGFRGQPAWDLNALADLLVRVGDFAAGSSEWLGSLDINPLVVTDDGFAAVDALCLLQAPPAPAPEPSPVSESSVPERTFI, encoded by the coding sequence ATGCGGAGCATAGCGCGGCGCGACGCGCTGCCCGCGCTCGTCGTCGTCCAGCCGATGCTGGCGGTGCGCGCCGAGGCGTTCATCGGCATCCAGTCCACCGAGCTCGGCCCCATGGTGGTCTTCGGGCTCGGCGGCGTGATGGTCGAGGTCATCAACCGCATCGGCGGCCGAATGGCGCCCTTCCCCCGCTCCGAGGCCGAGGACTTGATTGCCGAGTTCGAAGATGCCCGGCTGATGCACGGGTTCCGCGGCCAGCCGGCCTGGGACCTTAATGCGCTCGCAGACCTCCTGGTGCGCGTCGGCGACTTCGCGGCCGGCAGCTCCGAATGGCTCGGGTCCCTCGACATCAACCCCCTGGTGGTCACCGACGACGGGTTCGCCGCCGTCGACGCGCTCTGCCTGCTCCAGGCACCGCCGGCACCGGCACCGGAACCTTCCCCCGTTTCTGAAAGCTCTGTCCCTGAAAGGACCTTCATCTGA
- a CDS encoding NAD-dependent succinate-semialdehyde dehydrogenase: MTANTATTILIGGEWREALSRSTFPVTNPATAAVIGWASDGGADDTAAAIAAADAAFDAWAGTTAHQRSGILAQANLIMRGRQKELAALMTSEQGKPLKASLNEVGYAADFLAWFAEEAKRIGGVTIPSARADQRFITMRQPVGVVAAITPWNYPISMLTRKLAPALAAGCTSVLKPAALTPLCAVATLEVLLEAGVPAGVLNMVTTSRAAAVGDTLVESPVVRKLTFTGSTAVGKKLAAKATESLKRVSVELGGHAPFIVFPDADPVRAAKGAALVKFLNTGQACISPNRIYVHRSHYDTFVTTLTERVKALKVGAGETPGVSIGPLIDERAVTKMESQVLDALEKGARVTVGGERVEVEGLEGKTFFAPTVLADVTPEMQIYYEETFGPIAAVMPYDDEEEVIAKANDSEYGLAAYVYTNDLSTAIRVTEKLRYGMVGVNDINPTSASAPFGGVKASGLGREGGYEGIDEYLDTKLVGIAV; this comes from the coding sequence ATGACAGCGAACACTGCCACCACAATCCTGATCGGCGGCGAGTGGCGCGAAGCGCTCAGCCGCTCCACCTTTCCGGTAACCAACCCGGCCACCGCAGCGGTGATCGGGTGGGCGTCCGACGGCGGAGCCGACGACACCGCGGCCGCCATCGCTGCCGCCGATGCCGCCTTTGACGCCTGGGCCGGAACCACGGCACACCAGCGCTCGGGGATCCTGGCTCAGGCGAACCTGATCATGCGCGGCAGGCAAAAGGAACTGGCCGCCCTGATGACCAGCGAGCAGGGCAAACCGCTCAAGGCTTCCCTGAACGAGGTCGGCTACGCCGCGGACTTCCTGGCCTGGTTCGCTGAGGAGGCCAAGCGGATCGGCGGCGTCACGATTCCCTCAGCCCGCGCCGACCAGCGCTTCATTACGATGCGCCAGCCAGTGGGCGTGGTTGCTGCCATTACGCCGTGGAACTATCCCATTTCGATGCTCACCCGCAAGCTCGCTCCGGCGCTGGCGGCAGGCTGCACCTCGGTGCTCAAGCCCGCGGCACTCACGCCGCTGTGCGCGGTGGCCACCCTGGAGGTCCTCCTGGAAGCCGGAGTGCCGGCAGGTGTGCTGAACATGGTCACCACCAGCCGCGCGGCTGCCGTGGGGGACACCCTGGTTGAATCGCCGGTGGTGCGGAAACTGACGTTCACCGGCTCCACCGCCGTTGGCAAGAAACTTGCCGCCAAGGCAACCGAGAGTCTCAAGCGCGTCTCCGTGGAGCTGGGCGGCCATGCGCCGTTCATCGTGTTCCCGGATGCCGATCCAGTGCGGGCCGCCAAGGGGGCTGCGCTGGTGAAGTTCCTCAACACCGGCCAGGCCTGCATCAGTCCCAACCGGATCTACGTGCACCGCTCGCACTACGACACGTTCGTCACCACGCTCACCGAGCGGGTCAAGGCACTCAAGGTGGGCGCGGGTGAAACTCCGGGCGTCTCGATCGGCCCGCTTATCGACGAGCGCGCGGTCACCAAGATGGAGTCGCAGGTCCTGGATGCGCTGGAGAAGGGTGCCCGCGTGACGGTGGGCGGCGAACGGGTCGAGGTCGAGGGGTTGGAGGGGAAGACCTTCTTCGCGCCCACGGTCCTGGCCGATGTGACGCCGGAAATGCAGATCTACTACGAGGAGACGTTCGGACCGATCGCGGCGGTGATGCCGTACGACGACGAAGAGGAGGTGATCGCCAAGGCCAACGACAGCGAATACGGACTGGCGGCCTACGTCTACACCAATGATCTGTCCACGGCCATCCGGGTCACTGAGAAGCTCCGGTACGGGATGGTGGGCGTGAACGACATCAACCCGACCTCGGCCTCGGCACCGTTCGGCGGCGTCAAGGCCAGCGGACTGGGCCGTGAGGGCGGATATGAGGGGATCGACGAGTATCTCGACACCAAGCTCGTCGGGATCGCCGTGTGA
- a CDS encoding thiamine pyrophosphate-dependent dehydrogenase E1 component subunit alpha, protein MTATLEVDPTTDIDPQILLGIYTIAAKIKMYDDTYISMLQTGKATGMYYSPRGQEIIPSAIAQVLTKEDYVLTIYRGIHDQIAKGVPLRELTAEFFGRVGGTCKGKGGPMHVTHPESGLIVTTGVVGSGLPIANGVALSAQMRGTDQVTVVNFGDGATNIGAFHEAMNLASVWNLPVVFVCQNNQYAEYTAFAQGTSAAQITDRAIGYSMRAFHVNGNNPVEMYEAARQAVDAARTGGGPTLIEADTYRFRGHTPQDPMEYMPKEERAAAEAADPVPALRRRLLEEGIATEEQLKDIEDAHRAEIDDAFAFAEASPQPDLSELHTDLV, encoded by the coding sequence ATGACCGCAACGCTCGAGGTGGATCCGACCACCGACATCGATCCCCAGATTCTCCTGGGGATCTACACGATCGCCGCCAAGATCAAGATGTACGACGACACTTACATCTCCATGCTCCAGACCGGTAAGGCAACGGGCATGTACTACTCGCCCCGCGGCCAGGAGATCATCCCCTCCGCGATCGCGCAGGTGCTCACCAAGGAGGACTACGTCCTCACCATCTACCGCGGCATCCACGACCAGATCGCCAAGGGTGTTCCCCTGCGGGAACTGACAGCTGAGTTCTTTGGCCGGGTCGGCGGCACCTGCAAGGGCAAGGGCGGTCCGATGCACGTCACCCACCCGGAGTCCGGCCTGATCGTCACCACCGGCGTCGTGGGCTCCGGCCTGCCGATCGCCAACGGCGTCGCCCTCTCGGCCCAGATGCGCGGCACTGACCAGGTGACTGTCGTGAACTTCGGCGACGGCGCCACTAACATCGGTGCCTTCCACGAAGCGATGAACCTGGCTTCGGTGTGGAACCTGCCGGTGGTCTTTGTCTGCCAGAACAACCAGTACGCCGAATACACCGCCTTTGCGCAGGGCACCTCGGCGGCGCAGATCACGGATCGGGCCATCGGCTACTCGATGCGCGCCTTCCATGTGAACGGCAACAACCCCGTGGAAATGTACGAGGCAGCCCGCCAGGCCGTTGATGCGGCCCGTACGGGTGGCGGACCCACCCTGATCGAAGCCGACACCTACCGGTTCCGCGGCCACACCCCGCAGGATCCGATGGAGTACATGCCCAAGGAGGAACGCGCCGCCGCTGAGGCTGCGGACCCGGTGCCGGCCCTGCGCCGGCGCCTCCTCGAGGAGGGCATTGCCACCGAGGAGCAGCTCAAGGACATCGAGGATGCGCACCGCGCCGAAATCGACGACGCCTTCGCCTTCGCCGAAGCGAGCCCACAGCCCGACCTGTCCGAGCTCCACACCGACCTCGTCTGA
- a CDS encoding alpha-ketoacid dehydrogenase subunit beta codes for MTTQAQAPESTDDTPQERILSMVQAINEALDVGMTIDETVFELGEDIQDPAGGGFKIHKGLSTKFGLERVRPTPISEQAIMGAAVGAAIAGMRPVAEIMLMNFLAVASDQLINHAAKLRYMSGGQTKVPLVVRTTTGAGGGFGAQHSDMLEAQLTHTPGLKVVVPSTPADAKGLLLSSIFDDDPVVFVEMFMLYFTQKGHVPPGDYRVPLGKLRTAREGSDVTLVSWGRQVHDCIGVAEKLAGDGINAEVIDLRTLVPLDREGLLNAVAGTKRAVIVHEAVRRGGYGAELAATISEELFGELAGPVRRVGGAETPVPYARNLEAEYLPHAGRIEQAVRSLF; via the coding sequence ATGACTACGCAAGCACAGGCCCCCGAAAGCACCGACGACACGCCGCAGGAACGAATCCTGAGCATGGTCCAGGCGATCAACGAAGCCCTCGATGTGGGAATGACGATCGACGAGACCGTCTTCGAACTCGGTGAGGACATCCAGGACCCCGCCGGCGGCGGATTCAAGATCCACAAGGGTCTCTCCACCAAGTTTGGACTGGAACGGGTCCGTCCCACGCCGATTTCAGAGCAGGCCATCATGGGCGCCGCCGTCGGCGCCGCAATCGCCGGGATGCGCCCGGTGGCCGAGATCATGCTGATGAACTTCCTGGCCGTAGCCTCGGACCAGCTCATCAACCACGCGGCGAAACTTCGCTACATGTCCGGCGGCCAGACCAAGGTTCCGCTGGTGGTGCGGACCACGACCGGCGCAGGCGGCGGGTTCGGGGCCCAGCACTCCGACATGCTGGAGGCGCAGCTGACGCACACCCCCGGGCTGAAGGTGGTTGTGCCCTCGACGCCGGCGGATGCCAAGGGGCTGCTGCTGTCTTCCATCTTCGACGACGACCCGGTCGTTTTCGTGGAAATGTTCATGCTCTACTTCACGCAGAAGGGCCACGTTCCGCCGGGTGACTACCGGGTGCCGCTGGGCAAGCTGCGGACCGCCCGTGAGGGCTCCGACGTGACGCTGGTCAGCTGGGGCCGCCAGGTGCACGACTGCATCGGTGTCGCGGAAAAGCTGGCAGGCGACGGCATCAATGCCGAGGTCATCGACCTGCGCACCCTGGTCCCGCTTGACAGGGAAGGGCTGCTCAACGCAGTGGCCGGAACCAAGCGGGCCGTCATCGTGCACGAAGCAGTGCGCCGCGGCGGTTACGGTGCCGAACTTGCAGCCACCATCTCCGAAGAGCTTTTCGGCGAGCTGGCCGGTCCCGTGCGCCGCGTCGGCGGTGCGGAAACCCCGGTCCCGTATGCCCGGAACCTCGAGGCGGAGTACCTGCCGCACGCCGGTCGGATCGAGCAGGCGGTTCGGTCCCTGTTCTAG
- a CDS encoding maleylpyruvate isomerase N-terminal domain-containing protein, whose amino-acid sequence MTVQLPDPVLDKAPSNEDMLQAYLDGAARLIAVARRAGEERADTVVPASPAWTVRNVVAHLTSVASISVNQLGWGDDVQATIEREVEARANHTVDSITKEWEALLGPLAAMFAGHPSGPLVVDVVTHEHDVRAALGPEYQDHSAGLEEALSAMVGWVRYLGLVGESGLLLKTPTSQALFGGPDIGCEVELPSDWELFRLLGVRRSEEQLMAYPATGNKALLLAVTSRYPLPVAPLID is encoded by the coding sequence ATGACTGTTCAACTTCCAGACCCGGTGCTCGACAAAGCGCCGAGCAACGAGGACATGCTTCAGGCCTATCTGGACGGGGCCGCCCGGCTGATCGCCGTGGCTCGACGGGCAGGGGAGGAACGCGCCGACACCGTTGTTCCGGCTAGCCCGGCGTGGACCGTGCGCAATGTGGTGGCCCATCTCACCAGCGTCGCCTCCATCTCCGTGAACCAGCTGGGCTGGGGAGACGATGTGCAGGCCACCATTGAGCGGGAGGTCGAGGCACGCGCAAACCATACCGTGGATTCGATCACCAAGGAGTGGGAAGCACTGCTCGGCCCGCTCGCCGCCATGTTCGCCGGGCATCCCTCGGGTCCGCTCGTCGTCGACGTCGTTACGCACGAACACGATGTGCGGGCGGCGCTGGGCCCCGAGTACCAGGACCACAGCGCCGGACTTGAGGAGGCTCTCTCGGCCATGGTCGGCTGGGTGCGCTACCTCGGACTCGTGGGGGAGTCGGGGCTGCTGTTGAAGACCCCGACCTCGCAGGCGCTCTTCGGCGGCCCGGACATCGGCTGCGAGGTGGAGCTGCCGAGTGACTGGGAGCTCTTCCGGCTGCTGGGCGTTCGGCGCTCCGAGGAACAGCTGATGGCCTATCCAGCCACCGGGAACAAGGCGCTGCTCCTGGCGGTCACCAGCCGCTACCCGTTGCCGGTCGCCCCGCTTATTGACTGA
- a CDS encoding biotin/lipoyl-containing protein has translation MATEVKIPQLGVTMQEGEIAEWFVAEGAEVKAGDPIYLLESDKSSTDVESPIDGILRIKVPEGATYPVGTVVAEIE, from the coding sequence ATGGCAACCGAGGTTAAGATTCCGCAGCTGGGGGTCACCATGCAGGAGGGCGAGATCGCCGAGTGGTTTGTGGCGGAAGGTGCCGAGGTGAAGGCCGGGGATCCGATCTACCTGCTCGAAAGCGACAAATCCTCGACCGACGTCGAATCCCCGATCGACGGGATCCTGCGGATCAAGGTGCCTGAAGGGGCAACCTATCCGGTGGGCACGGTCGTAGCGGAAATCGAGTAA
- a CDS encoding 2-oxo acid dehydrogenase subunit E2 yields MTAETDAAGSRPRASQGSEGPEGPEAGTTARLPRMRRIIASRMTESLRVAAQLTAVQEVDVTAVAELRSRVKGSFLEVEGVPLSYLPFFIRALVEAGQDFPRFNASIDETGTQITYHAGVHVGIAVDTPRGLVVPVLRDAQAMSIPEIARGVAALAGRVREGLAGPDELTGSTITLSNIGGAGTLTDTPIINYPEVAILGTGAVVRRPRVVAAGDGTESILIRSVCSLPLTYDHRLIDGADAGRFLAAIRRRLEAADFTADLAAYGA; encoded by the coding sequence ATGACGGCAGAGACCGACGCTGCCGGCTCCCGGCCCCGGGCCTCGCAAGGGTCGGAAGGGCCGGAAGGGCCGGAAGCCGGGACTACCGCCCGGCTTCCACGGATGCGCAGGATCATTGCCTCGCGGATGACCGAGTCGTTGCGTGTTGCAGCTCAGCTGACGGCCGTCCAGGAGGTTGACGTCACCGCCGTTGCGGAACTGCGGAGCCGGGTCAAGGGGAGCTTCCTGGAGGTCGAAGGGGTGCCGCTGTCCTACCTTCCCTTCTTCATCCGCGCCCTGGTCGAGGCCGGCCAGGATTTCCCCCGGTTCAACGCCTCCATCGATGAGACCGGAACCCAGATCACCTACCACGCCGGTGTCCACGTCGGGATTGCCGTCGACACGCCCCGCGGGCTGGTGGTCCCGGTGCTCCGGGATGCACAGGCAATGTCGATCCCCGAGATCGCCCGCGGAGTAGCGGCGCTCGCGGGCAGGGTCCGGGAAGGCCTGGCCGGCCCGGACGAACTCACCGGAAGCACCATCACGCTGTCGAACATCGGCGGTGCGGGGACGCTGACTGACACGCCGATCATCAACTATCCGGAGGTGGCCATCCTGGGCACCGGTGCGGTGGTCCGCCGGCCGCGGGTCGTCGCAGCCGGCGACGGCACCGAGTCCATCCTCATCCGTTCCGTCTGCTCACTGCCGCTGACCTACGACCACCGGCTGATTGACGGCGCTGACGCCGGGCGCTTCCTCGCCGCGATCCGCAGGCGCCTGGAGGCCGCTGACTTCACTGCCGACTTGGCGGCCTACGGCGCCTGA
- a CDS encoding TetR/AcrR family transcriptional regulator: protein MPSEAATIDVPQSGGARTDEIRAAAGALFASKGYAATTMNDIAQAVGILPGSLYHHFAAKETIAIELSDAFHAALYKVAVDFRTPEHTALPPEDRLRRLVADVSVVGKQHAPALGLRIFEAPTVASKRFSAAVNHRPAALQRVWRSVIADLAPLAPPGVMDQDMLTYALQGLAVSPGVSAGDPRGVDESSRLLCDLLLHGVVLDGPDNASLDASAPMAAVKDVIAHQVQPDAGDETRAQIVTAARREFARRGFDATTIRDIAEAAEVRMGTLYRRIESKQALFAEIVDNYDEQLDALLRVALTTEAESEAESLDALAFGVAYAARRFTDEAHMMSLIWNRQQESQAPVNRYVRHTKERQELLAGLLGQGQDEGRIQRYAAPDILASYVRSVLWSASGRHERTSQRRIQAFLREHLLRGALTPR from the coding sequence ATGCCAAGCGAAGCTGCAACCATCGATGTGCCGCAGTCGGGGGGCGCCCGCACCGACGAGATCCGCGCGGCTGCTGGGGCACTCTTTGCTTCCAAGGGCTACGCGGCAACCACCATGAACGACATTGCCCAGGCTGTCGGTATTCTTCCCGGCAGCCTCTACCACCACTTCGCGGCCAAAGAGACAATCGCGATTGAACTCTCGGATGCCTTCCACGCTGCGCTCTACAAGGTTGCGGTCGATTTCCGCACACCCGAGCACACGGCGCTGCCCCCGGAAGACCGCCTCCGCCGGCTCGTCGCCGACGTCTCCGTCGTCGGCAAGCAGCATGCGCCTGCGCTGGGCCTGCGCATCTTCGAAGCGCCGACGGTCGCCAGCAAGCGTTTCTCCGCAGCGGTCAACCACCGCCCGGCCGCCCTGCAGCGGGTATGGCGCTCTGTGATTGCAGACCTGGCACCGCTGGCACCGCCGGGCGTGATGGACCAGGACATGCTGACCTACGCCCTGCAGGGCCTCGCGGTCAGCCCGGGCGTAAGCGCCGGCGATCCCCGGGGCGTGGACGAATCCTCCCGCCTGCTGTGCGATCTGCTGCTCCACGGCGTCGTGCTGGACGGCCCCGACAATGCCTCGCTCGATGCTTCCGCCCCGATGGCAGCCGTCAAGGATGTGATCGCCCACCAGGTCCAGCCCGACGCCGGAGACGAGACCCGCGCCCAGATTGTCACCGCCGCGCGGCGCGAGTTTGCCCGCCGGGGTTTCGATGCCACGACCATCCGCGACATTGCCGAGGCTGCCGAAGTCCGGATGGGCACGCTCTACCGGCGGATCGAGTCCAAGCAGGCGCTTTTTGCTGAGATTGTCGACAACTACGACGAGCAGCTCGACGCACTGCTCCGGGTTGCCCTGACCACGGAAGCCGAATCGGAGGCCGAATCCCTGGACGCACTGGCATTCGGCGTAGCTTACGCGGCGCGCCGGTTCACGGACGAGGCCCACATGATGTCGCTGATTTGGAACCGCCAGCAAGAATCCCAGGCCCCGGTGAACCGCTATGTCAGGCACACGAAAGAACGGCAGGAGCTGCTCGCCGGTCTGCTCGGGCAGGGCCAGGATGAAGGGCGGATCCAGAGGTATGCGGCGCCGGACATCCTGGCCAGCTATGTGCGCAGCGTGCTGTGGAGCGCTTCGGGGCGCCATGAGCGAACCAGCCAGCGGCGGATTCAGGCATTCCTGCGCGAACACCTGCTCAGAGGCGCCCTTACCCCGCGGTAA